The following proteins are encoded in a genomic region of Variovorax paradoxus:
- a CDS encoding plasmid partitioning protein RepB C-terminal domain-containing protein: MIPSTPAVSALRQRLLDDMRMRKLGPKTQSAYVRAVRYLASFLQRSPDTATAEDLRRFQLHLVDRGVSPITLNATITGLKFFFDVTLNRGELVDRMSYVHVPQKLPVVLSREEAARLSKALCVDLTQINRKVTLLDGICPEAVELLKDRRFSPDITLSIRKMKPTRQVEAVELMISANSMTVSYARALVMATAAEMLVKGKRLRKGRGVSQEQVDRMEREMSGLQDQYKMIEQTFGEDMLNLVLARGYVSKLVDNKSVFRYLERNHGAVLEQLMGLVHATSVDV; the protein is encoded by the coding sequence ATGATCCCTTCCACACCGGCTGTTTCTGCGCTGCGCCAGCGCTTGCTCGACGACATGCGCATGCGCAAGCTCGGCCCCAAGACGCAATCGGCCTATGTCCGCGCCGTGCGCTACCTCGCGAGCTTCCTCCAACGCTCCCCCGACACAGCCACCGCGGAGGATTTGCGACGCTTCCAGCTGCACCTGGTCGACCGGGGCGTCTCGCCGATCACGCTCAACGCCACCATCACCGGCTTGAAGTTCTTCTTCGACGTCACACTCAATCGCGGCGAGCTGGTGGACAGGATGAGCTACGTACATGTGCCGCAGAAGTTGCCGGTGGTGCTGAGCCGCGAGGAGGCCGCGCGCCTGTCCAAGGCCCTGTGCGTGGACCTCACGCAGATCAACAGGAAGGTCACACTGCTGGATGGGATCTGTCCCGAGGCCGTCGAGCTGCTGAAAGATCGCCGATTTTCCCCGGACATCACGCTGTCGATTCGGAAAATGAAGCCGACGCGCCAGGTCGAGGCGGTCGAGTTGATGATCTCCGCGAACAGCATGACGGTCTCATACGCGCGAGCCTTGGTGATGGCGACGGCTGCAGAAATGTTGGTGAAGGGGAAGCGCCTGCGCAAAGGCAGAGGCGTCAGTCAGGAACAAGTCGACCGGATGGAGCGCGAGATGTCCGGCCTCCAAGACCAGTACAAGATGATCGAGCAGACCTTTGGCGAGGACATGCTCAACCTTGTGCTGGCCAGAGGCTATGTCTCCAAGCTGGTCGACAACAAATCGGTATTCCGGTACCTGGAGCGCAACCATGGGGCGGTGCTCGAGCAGTTGATGGGTTTGGTTCACGCAACCTCGGTAGATGTTTGA
- a CDS encoding AraC family transcriptional regulator, which yields MLNEFELPENVAMVKLSTRCWNGMHVSLTEYNCTGSVLFHLKKNQDSTRIGAELEYVGRHRAELRSAPNKPNPIAYRPHPIYFAPAEMELWGHSGDACYLKCGGITFDVDALQERLGMPDSTESIDAPRLRFSDDRLWTLIKLLTEAIDDSDPTAQLYGDSLTTAIAARLFEHPKEVKGSERGLSAIQLKDAMSYLEAKMPARVDLATLAKLAGLSLSHYSRAFKASTGLAPYQWQLRARVERAQELLVNTNWCLQDIADATGFADAVHFGRTFRKMTGATPAAWRMDRLA from the coding sequence ATGTTGAACGAATTTGAACTTCCTGAGAACGTGGCCATGGTGAAGCTGTCCACTCGTTGCTGGAATGGCATGCATGTCAGTCTGACTGAATACAACTGCACGGGCAGCGTCTTGTTTCATCTCAAAAAAAATCAAGACTCCACCCGAATTGGCGCTGAACTCGAATACGTCGGGCGGCACCGCGCTGAGCTCAGGTCGGCACCCAACAAACCCAATCCAATTGCTTACAGGCCTCATCCCATCTATTTCGCGCCGGCGGAGATGGAACTGTGGGGGCATTCGGGAGATGCCTGCTATCTCAAGTGCGGCGGGATCACCTTCGACGTGGACGCGCTCCAGGAACGTCTGGGAATGCCTGACTCAACGGAATCGATCGATGCTCCTCGGCTCCGCTTCTCTGATGACCGGTTGTGGACGTTGATCAAGTTGCTTACAGAAGCGATTGATGACTCTGATCCCACCGCTCAGCTGTATGGCGACTCGCTAACTACAGCGATTGCAGCCAGGCTTTTTGAACATCCCAAAGAGGTCAAAGGAAGCGAGCGCGGGCTGTCAGCGATTCAGCTCAAAGATGCCATGAGCTACCTCGAGGCGAAGATGCCGGCGAGAGTGGACCTTGCAACACTTGCCAAACTGGCCGGTTTGTCACTGTCGCATTACAGCCGCGCCTTCAAGGCGTCGACTGGTTTGGCACCGTATCAATGGCAGCTGCGGGCTCGTGTAGAGCGAGCCCAGGAGCTGCTGGTGAACACCAATTGGTGCCTACAGGATATTGCTGACGCCACCGGCTTTGCGGACGCGGTTCACTTTGGTCGGACATTCCGAAAAATGACGGGCGCCACCCCGGCTGCATGGCGGATGGACCGGCTCGCTTAA
- a CDS encoding LysR family transcriptional regulator, with protein sequence MDIEELRTFVEVADAGGITAAAARLGVAKSIVSRRLIRLEAELGVQLLARTTRGTSLTEAGAAFRDHAARVCAEIDIAQETMLPAGELRGRLRIAAPLSFGPTHFAPVLAEMANRHPQLHIQTCYTDRFVDLVAEGYDCAIRVGHLPDSSLVARYVGPVNGSLVASPAYINAHGAPQTLDELLDHEALMQGTETWQLMDGNEVVSVRPQGRFKADNGIALVAAAVAGLGIGYLPLGLTRPHLASGALVVIMPKHPTRPAGAYVVRPPGQHPARKIRVLTEMLTDYFRLFPDFDHKAPVT encoded by the coding sequence GTGGATATCGAAGAACTAAGAACCTTTGTAGAAGTTGCCGACGCGGGAGGCATCACAGCGGCCGCCGCCCGGCTCGGCGTCGCTAAGTCCATCGTCAGCCGACGGCTTATTCGGCTTGAGGCGGAGCTGGGCGTCCAGTTGCTCGCTCGTACAACGCGAGGCACGTCCCTCACCGAGGCTGGTGCGGCGTTTCGTGACCATGCAGCCAGGGTGTGTGCGGAGATAGATATTGCCCAAGAGACGATGCTGCCCGCCGGGGAGCTTCGCGGACGACTACGCATCGCGGCGCCGCTGTCCTTCGGTCCAACCCACTTCGCACCAGTACTCGCCGAGATGGCCAATCGTCATCCTCAGCTTCATATCCAGACCTGCTACACCGACCGGTTCGTCGACCTGGTGGCCGAAGGGTACGACTGCGCCATTCGCGTGGGCCATCTTCCGGATTCCAGCCTTGTCGCTCGCTATGTTGGACCTGTGAACGGGAGTCTGGTCGCAAGCCCTGCCTACATCAACGCGCATGGCGCACCTCAAACGCTAGACGAACTCCTCGACCACGAAGCGCTGATGCAGGGCACGGAAACCTGGCAGTTGATGGATGGAAACGAGGTCGTATCCGTTCGGCCGCAGGGCCGCTTCAAGGCTGACAACGGAATTGCTCTCGTCGCCGCGGCCGTGGCGGGATTAGGCATTGGTTACTTGCCTCTTGGACTCACACGCCCCCATCTGGCCTCCGGCGCGCTGGTGGTGATCATGCCGAAACATCCAACCAGGCCAGCAGGCGCCTACGTCGTGCGCCCGCCAGGTCAGCATCCCGCGCGGAAGATCAGGGTGCTGACGGAGATGCTGACGGACTACTTCAGGCTGTTTCCAGACTTCGACCATAAAGCCCCCGTTACCTAG
- a CDS encoding nuclear transport factor 2 family protein, protein MLTTEEVLASHEAALREQNPAKISSHYAKAAVAIINGATYRGPKEIAHFYATLINDLPDAIWRTDLAVIHQDLAYVEWACESAASSVEFGTDTFVVTNGFVTRQTARFSIILDSNRA, encoded by the coding sequence GTGCTGACGACCGAAGAAGTTCTTGCGAGCCACGAGGCTGCGCTCCGTGAGCAGAACCCCGCTAAGATCTCGTCCCACTACGCGAAGGCCGCCGTGGCGATCATCAATGGCGCCACGTACCGTGGCCCAAAAGAGATCGCGCATTTCTATGCGACGTTGATCAATGATCTCCCCGACGCTATATGGAGGACCGATCTCGCCGTGATTCACCAAGACTTGGCGTATGTGGAATGGGCATGTGAATCTGCGGCTTCAAGCGTCGAATTCGGAACCGACACCTTCGTGGTGACGAACGGCTTTGTCACGCGACAGACGGCGAGATTCTCAATCATCTTGGACAGCAATAGAGCGTAA
- a CDS encoding zinc-dependent alcohol dehydrogenase family protein translates to MKAIVLKKFGGPDSFELQEVAVPEVGAGELLVRVLATAINPLDYQIRRGDYPAYVPLPAVIGHDVSGVVEKVGPGAADFAVGDEVFYTPQIFGPKGGSYAQYNVVAEALVTRKPANLTHEEAASTTLVGGTAWEALVTRARLQPAESVLIHGGAGGVGSIAIQLAKAMGATVFTTCKTGDLAFVRELGADHAIDFTSQDYVQEIANLTGKKGVNVVFDTIGGTTLSQSPHVLSDAGRVVSIVDLATPQNLVAAWGVNAEYHFVFTRQNRGKLLALKTLLESGRIRPIIGATFSLDQIPQAHTVLERREVDGKPFHGKVVISVA, encoded by the coding sequence ATGAAAGCGATCGTTCTGAAGAAGTTTGGCGGGCCTGACAGCTTCGAGCTGCAGGAGGTGGCAGTTCCTGAAGTCGGGGCAGGCGAATTGTTGGTGCGTGTGCTCGCCACAGCCATCAACCCGCTCGACTACCAAATCCGCCGGGGCGACTATCCGGCATATGTCCCCCTTCCCGCCGTCATCGGCCACGACGTCTCCGGCGTCGTGGAAAAGGTGGGACCTGGCGCCGCCGACTTCGCCGTGGGGGACGAGGTGTTCTACACGCCGCAGATCTTTGGTCCGAAAGGAGGCTCCTACGCTCAGTACAACGTCGTGGCTGAGGCGCTGGTGACCCGAAAGCCTGCCAACTTGACGCACGAAGAAGCGGCCTCCACAACCCTCGTCGGAGGGACGGCCTGGGAGGCCCTTGTCACGCGAGCCAGATTGCAGCCGGCCGAATCTGTGTTGATCCATGGCGGAGCCGGCGGTGTTGGCTCCATCGCGATTCAACTCGCCAAGGCGATGGGCGCAACTGTGTTCACGACTTGCAAGACCGGAGATCTGGCGTTCGTTCGCGAGCTGGGTGCAGACCACGCCATCGACTTCACCAGCCAGGACTACGTCCAGGAGATCGCCAACCTGACGGGGAAGAAGGGCGTGAACGTGGTGTTCGACACGATCGGCGGGACGACTTTGAGCCAGTCGCCTCATGTGCTCAGCGATGCGGGCCGTGTCGTGTCGATCGTCGACCTGGCCACACCCCAAAACCTTGTCGCGGCATGGGGCGTGAACGCCGAATACCACTTTGTTTTCACTCGCCAGAATCGGGGCAAACTGCTCGCGCTCAAGACGCTGCTGGAGAGCGGCCGCATCCGCCCGATCATCGGGGCGACCTTCTCGCTCGACCAGATTCCGCAGGCGCACACGGTCCTCGAGCGCCGTGAAGTCGACGGCAAGCCATTCCACGGAAAAGTGGTGATCTCCGTTGCTTGA
- a CDS encoding amidohydrolase — protein sequence MKLILVIGLIVANGLTNAHAQARQDAPGADLIVHNAKIFTGNPAQPAASAVAVKSGRIYSVGTDAEVLALKNSNTRLIDSGGRRLIPGIIDAHTHVLNEGGYNYTLRWEGVPTLRRALSMLSEQARRTPEGHWVKVIGGWSPYQFEEKRFPTMDELRKAVPNRPLIVQYAYNRAFMNQQAMDALGAGTEKFPRLPGTELEKDAQGRYTGVVHGYTFTFIAMETMVPQLSFDEEVSSLVQTIHSLNRVGVTSIVDAGTGFRGYPKAAPTVDALARDNRLNIRMPFVDIQFGEGANFNVVDAQITAITKTAPISPGHNLHPHLAHGHAYQGAGELLSVEVHDHENFDRPAVIIEPHKMRELVERDISKLVQRRIPFREHITYDENITPFLDALEKLNEKMPLDGLRWSIEHAETISPTNIARVKALGGGIALDTKMALHGDAFIKTHGRDKALLTPRLRQLVDSGIPVAMTTDAFRAASFNPWVGISWMVTGKSVSGAEVLAKDNRLSRAEALRLFTRNAAWFLNAESEMGMIAPGHLADFALLDRDYFAIAESQIKSISSVLTVMDGRVVYGAQGYQSLSPALPEILPAWSPIKHFGGYHQAQ from the coding sequence GTGAAGTTGATACTCGTGATCGGATTAATAGTGGCGAATGGCTTGACCAACGCCCATGCACAAGCCAGACAGGATGCCCCCGGCGCGGACTTGATCGTGCATAACGCTAAGATCTTCACCGGCAATCCAGCACAACCCGCGGCGTCCGCCGTGGCCGTAAAAAGCGGCCGCATCTACTCGGTCGGCACGGACGCCGAGGTGCTGGCTTTGAAGAACTCAAACACCCGGCTCATTGATTCCGGCGGCCGTCGGCTCATCCCAGGCATCATCGATGCCCACACCCATGTGCTCAACGAGGGCGGCTACAACTACACCCTGCGATGGGAAGGCGTTCCAACGCTGCGCCGGGCCCTGTCGATGCTCAGTGAGCAAGCCAGACGAACGCCGGAAGGCCACTGGGTCAAGGTGATTGGCGGCTGGTCTCCCTACCAGTTCGAAGAGAAACGCTTTCCCACCATGGACGAACTCCGCAAGGCCGTCCCCAATCGCCCGTTGATCGTGCAGTACGCCTACAACCGTGCCTTCATGAACCAGCAGGCAATGGATGCCCTCGGCGCGGGCACCGAGAAGTTCCCCCGGCTGCCAGGCACCGAGCTGGAAAAGGACGCGCAGGGCAGGTACACCGGCGTAGTCCATGGCTACACGTTCACGTTCATCGCCATGGAGACGATGGTCCCCCAGCTCTCCTTCGATGAGGAGGTGAGTTCCCTGGTGCAGACGATTCATAGTCTCAACCGCGTCGGCGTCACGTCCATCGTCGATGCGGGTACGGGATTCCGCGGCTACCCCAAGGCCGCGCCCACCGTGGATGCTCTTGCCCGCGACAATCGCCTCAACATCCGCATGCCCTTCGTGGACATCCAATTTGGAGAAGGCGCCAACTTCAACGTGGTGGACGCGCAGATCACGGCAATTACGAAGACGGCGCCGATCAGTCCCGGGCACAACCTGCACCCGCACCTCGCCCATGGCCACGCCTACCAGGGCGCTGGCGAGTTGCTTTCGGTGGAGGTGCACGACCACGAGAACTTTGACCGTCCGGCGGTCATCATCGAGCCGCACAAGATGCGAGAACTGGTGGAGCGGGACATTTCCAAGCTGGTCCAACGGCGCATTCCTTTCCGCGAGCACATCACCTATGACGAGAACATCACGCCTTTCCTCGATGCGCTCGAGAAGCTCAACGAGAAGATGCCGCTCGATGGTCTGCGGTGGAGCATCGAACACGCCGAGACCATCAGTCCCACGAATATCGCCAGGGTCAAGGCGCTGGGCGGCGGCATCGCTCTGGACACCAAGATGGCGCTGCACGGCGACGCCTTCATCAAGACCCACGGCCGTGACAAGGCATTGCTGACCCCGCGCCTGCGCCAGCTCGTCGACAGCGGCATCCCCGTGGCAATGACCACGGACGCCTTCCGCGCGGCCTCGTTCAATCCCTGGGTCGGCATCAGCTGGATGGTGACGGGGAAGTCGGTCTCCGGGGCCGAAGTGCTGGCCAAGGACAACCGTCTGTCGCGCGCCGAAGCGCTGAGGCTGTTCACGCGCAATGCGGCGTGGTTCCTGAACGCCGAATCTGAGATGGGCATGATCGCCCCCGGCCACCTCGCCGACTTCGCGCTGCTGGACAGGGACTACTTTGCGATTGCGGAATCCCAGATCAAATCCATTTCCTCGGTCTTGACGGTCATGGATGGCCGGGTGGTCTACGGCGCTCAGGGCTACCAGTCGCTTTCCCCGGCATTGCCCGAGATCCTGCCCGCTTGGTCACCAATCAAACACTTTGGCGGCTATCACCAAGCTCAGTGA
- a CDS encoding hydrolase: MSKTGLNALLRPEDSIVVLIDHQPYQFTNLNSHDTTTIVNNVVGLAKGAKVFNVPTILTTVIEERGGYIIKQLQDVYPDQKPINRTWINTWQDPHVTDIVKKSGRKQLVLAALWTEVCLAQPAIQALGEGYEVFVVTDASGGVSAESHDMAVRRLVQAGAVPITWMAVVSEWQRDWAREQTAVELAGVMAEHGGASGIAYAWEVQLLASAGKAATLGM, from the coding sequence ATGTCCAAAACAGGTCTCAACGCATTGCTTCGCCCTGAAGACAGCATCGTCGTTCTCATCGACCATCAGCCGTATCAATTCACCAACTTGAACAGCCACGACACAACAACGATCGTCAACAACGTCGTCGGGCTGGCCAAGGGAGCAAAGGTCTTCAATGTGCCGACCATTCTCACGACTGTGATTGAAGAGCGCGGTGGCTACATCATCAAGCAGCTGCAGGATGTATACCCCGACCAGAAGCCGATCAACCGCACATGGATCAACACCTGGCAGGATCCGCATGTCACGGACATCGTGAAGAAGAGCGGCCGGAAGCAGCTCGTCTTGGCGGCGCTGTGGACGGAGGTCTGCCTGGCGCAGCCGGCGATTCAGGCGCTAGGCGAAGGTTATGAAGTCTTTGTCGTGACCGACGCATCGGGTGGAGTCTCGGCCGAATCGCACGATATGGCCGTCCGCCGACTCGTCCAGGCCGGTGCGGTCCCCATCACCTGGATGGCCGTCGTCAGCGAGTGGCAGCGCGATTGGGCCCGAGAACAAACCGCGGTCGAGTTGGCAGGCGTGATGGCCGAGCACGGCGGCGCCAGTGGCATCGCATATGCGTGGGAAGTGCAGCTCCTCGCGTCTGCGGGAAAGGCGGCCACGCTGGGCATGTGA
- a CDS encoding pirin family protein, translating into MNSPNDLPISVNANFRRVTFRTRGHTHGPVTRLMSPSDLGHVLKPYVFLDLFDVDLHDPRAGFSIHPHSGLATITVITDGDLRFDDPADGTGHIGFGGFEWMRAGNGVWHGKELSGGTTPKAKGFQLWIALRPDLEHAAVDSQYVEAEHVPTVGPAHVILGSYEGVHSPARAPEGVTYLLVRLAAGTEWTFMPPPTEPLAWLAVSSGHLIGDTPADAGEMVIFEQAHQRIELKASLSGDAIFVIGSATPHRHDLHLGSYSVHTSADSLAKGEANIERLRRRLIAAGDRRNASGTVPVFKD; encoded by the coding sequence ATGAACTCACCCAACGACCTGCCGATTTCTGTCAACGCCAACTTCCGCCGCGTCACCTTCAGGACGCGGGGCCATACGCACGGTCCGGTCACCCGATTGATGAGCCCCTCGGACCTTGGTCACGTCCTCAAGCCTTATGTCTTTCTCGACCTGTTTGACGTCGACCTTCACGACCCGCGAGCAGGCTTCTCCATTCATCCGCACTCGGGACTTGCAACGATCACCGTCATCACCGACGGCGACCTGCGATTCGACGACCCGGCAGACGGAACAGGTCACATCGGTTTCGGCGGCTTCGAGTGGATGCGCGCGGGCAACGGCGTGTGGCACGGGAAAGAGCTGTCCGGCGGGACGACTCCGAAAGCAAAGGGATTTCAGCTCTGGATTGCGTTGCGTCCCGACCTTGAGCACGCGGCCGTAGACAGCCAGTATGTTGAAGCCGAGCACGTGCCGACTGTCGGACCCGCGCATGTGATTCTCGGCAGCTATGAAGGCGTCCACAGCCCAGCTCGCGCACCTGAGGGCGTGACTTACCTCCTGGTGAGGCTGGCCGCTGGCACCGAATGGACGTTCATGCCACCTCCGACAGAGCCGCTCGCCTGGCTGGCGGTCTCAAGCGGTCATTTGATCGGGGACACGCCAGCCGATGCCGGCGAGATGGTCATTTTTGAGCAGGCACACCAGCGCATCGAGCTGAAGGCCAGCTTAAGTGGCGATGCAATCTTCGTGATCGGCTCCGCAACACCGCATCGCCATGATTTGCATCTCGGGAGCTATTCCGTCCACACCTCCGCAGACTCACTGGCGAAGGGTGAGGCCAACATCGAACGCCTGCGGCGGCGCCTGATCGCCGCGGGCGATCGACGAAACGCCAGCGGCACGGTCCCGGTCTTCAAGGACTGA
- a CDS encoding alpha/beta fold hydrolase has protein sequence MFKFISRILAVNILASVAFEGGATEAKPTIVLVHGAFADSSSWNGVVSLLTGSGFTVVAAANPLRGVASDAEYLASLARSIAGPVVLVGHSYGGAVISAAANGLGNVKALVFVAAFAPDQGESALALAGKFPGSTLGAALAAPVELPDGGKDLYVQQAKFPQQFAADVPLPQAKAMAATQRPIRAAALEEALHAPAWKAIPNWAIYGTADLNIPPQAMSFMAERAKARKIIVIKGGSHALMVSHPANVAALIREAAGN, from the coding sequence ATGTTCAAGTTCATCTCGCGCATTCTTGCAGTCAATATCCTCGCATCCGTTGCCTTCGAGGGCGGCGCTACCGAAGCCAAGCCGACGATCGTCTTGGTTCACGGTGCGTTCGCTGACTCGTCCAGCTGGAACGGAGTGGTCTCGCTACTGACCGGCAGCGGATTCACGGTAGTCGCCGCCGCCAACCCGTTGCGAGGGGTCGCCAGCGATGCGGAATACTTGGCGTCGCTCGCACGATCGATTGCCGGACCGGTCGTCCTTGTCGGTCACTCATACGGTGGCGCGGTCATTTCGGCCGCAGCCAACGGCCTAGGTAACGTGAAGGCGCTCGTATTCGTCGCAGCCTTTGCTCCGGACCAGGGCGAGTCCGCGCTGGCCCTGGCAGGAAAGTTTCCTGGATCGACGCTGGGAGCGGCTTTGGCTGCGCCTGTGGAGCTGCCTGACGGTGGCAAAGACCTGTACGTCCAGCAGGCCAAGTTCCCGCAACAGTTCGCTGCGGACGTTCCGCTCCCACAAGCGAAGGCCATGGCGGCCACTCAACGGCCGATCAGAGCAGCCGCCTTGGAGGAAGCATTGCATGCCCCTGCTTGGAAGGCCATTCCCAACTGGGCCATCTACGGAACGGCAGACCTGAATATCCCGCCTCAGGCAATGAGTTTTATGGCGGAGCGTGCGAAGGCAAGAAAGATCATTGTGATCAAGGGTGGCTCACACGCATTAATGGTGTCCCATCCGGCGAATGTGGCAGCGCTCATCCGGGAGGCTGCAGGCAACTGA
- a CDS encoding nuclear transport factor 2 family protein, protein MQLDPLQQPPRSINLATPDFLVMNGTAGGGRSMDGDAEMPEDHKTILATANAAIMDGDFEGFLKFCTEDTVWNFVGDTILRGKQSVREWMAVAYKEPPRFRVHHMIGDGDFVAAIGEITSTDEDGNTRPYAYCDVWRFRDGKMAELQAFVVLAS, encoded by the coding sequence ATGCAGCTCGATCCACTTCAACAACCACCGAGATCAATTAATCTTGCAACCCCGGACTTCCTCGTTATGAATGGCACGGCAGGAGGGGGCAGGTCAATGGATGGAGACGCTGAAATGCCCGAAGATCACAAGACAATCCTCGCGACCGCCAACGCCGCCATCATGGACGGCGACTTCGAAGGGTTCTTGAAGTTCTGCACTGAAGACACCGTCTGGAACTTCGTGGGTGACACGATCCTGCGAGGCAAGCAGTCCGTTCGAGAGTGGATGGCCGTCGCGTATAAAGAGCCGCCCCGTTTCCGGGTTCACCACATGATCGGCGATGGCGACTTCGTTGCCGCAATCGGTGAGATCACGTCAACGGACGAGGATGGGAACACACGGCCTTATGCGTACTGCGACGTCTGGCGATTCCGTGATGGCAAGATGGCCGAACTGCAGGCTTTCGTCGTCCTTGCATCGTAA
- a CDS encoding phospholipase D-like domain-containing protein, translating into MRGAQRSLDLQYYHLHDDATGRLVLRELRNAALRGVRVRLLLDDLYTEDLETLLNGLGAFPNVEVRLFNPFPTRGAIASRFAAALLDFARLNRRMHNKMFVADGVLAITGGRNLGDQYFMRSTQSNFFDFDVLVAGPVVPQMSSLFDEYWNSTQVRTAPSVLKPVAPVETLRRAFDQRVNGIDTPNPSPYRGLDRMGRLPVVDEINAGSVRMVYGAAQAFADSPAKARGEQQSYRLPSGALLDNSHQLLATEFRGAQSEIWLSSPYLVPGTEALEHARVSRRDGVRISLLTNSLAATDEPVVHTGYRRYRDNMLRAGIEIYELHPQLGQRLLLPGEIANAPLRLHSKAAVIDRKQMFIGSVNFDPRSQGLNTEFGLLIRSPSLAAEALSLMDLLKKNASYQVRLKQGSERDLEWLFVDSNSQKTTIDSEPGSDVWTRLKLYMQSLLIPESFL; encoded by the coding sequence ATGCGTGGCGCACAGCGTTCGCTTGACCTCCAGTACTACCACCTACACGACGACGCAACCGGGCGCTTGGTGCTACGTGAACTGCGCAACGCCGCACTGCGTGGTGTTCGCGTGAGGCTGTTGCTGGACGACCTGTACACCGAGGATCTGGAAACGTTGCTCAACGGTCTTGGCGCATTTCCAAACGTTGAAGTTCGCCTCTTCAATCCTTTCCCGACGCGCGGCGCCATCGCAAGCCGTTTTGCGGCTGCACTGCTGGACTTCGCGCGACTCAACCGACGAATGCACAACAAAATGTTCGTCGCTGACGGCGTCCTGGCTATTACGGGAGGGCGAAATCTTGGAGACCAGTACTTCATGCGAAGCACTCAATCCAACTTCTTCGATTTTGACGTACTCGTTGCGGGCCCGGTGGTTCCACAGATGTCCAGCCTTTTTGACGAGTACTGGAACTCGACTCAGGTGAGGACGGCACCATCAGTGTTGAAGCCAGTTGCACCAGTTGAGACTTTGCGGCGTGCCTTCGACCAGCGCGTGAACGGAATAGACACACCTAATCCGTCGCCGTATCGCGGCCTGGACCGAATGGGTCGCTTGCCAGTAGTGGACGAAATCAATGCCGGGTCGGTACGGATGGTATATGGCGCTGCCCAAGCTTTTGCCGACTCGCCTGCAAAGGCCCGGGGCGAGCAGCAAAGCTATCGTTTGCCAAGCGGAGCACTGTTGGACAACAGTCATCAATTGCTGGCGACTGAGTTTCGTGGCGCACAAAGTGAGATCTGGCTCTCCTCCCCTTATCTAGTTCCCGGAACAGAGGCTCTGGAGCACGCGCGCGTTAGTCGCAGAGACGGTGTCCGGATTAGCCTGCTGACCAACTCATTGGCGGCCACTGACGAGCCCGTGGTGCACACCGGCTACCGTCGTTACCGGGACAATATGCTTCGTGCTGGGATAGAAATATACGAGTTGCATCCACAACTTGGCCAGCGATTGCTGCTTCCCGGTGAGATTGCCAACGCACCCTTGCGTCTGCATTCCAAAGCTGCGGTCATCGATCGCAAGCAGATGTTCATCGGATCTGTAAATTTCGATCCTCGCTCACAAGGGCTAAACACCGAATTCGGACTTCTCATACGCAGCCCTAGTCTGGCTGCGGAGGCGCTTAGCCTAATGGATCTGCTTAAGAAAAATGCCTCCTACCAAGTTCGGTTGAAGCAAGGATCTGAGCGCGATTTGGAGTGGTTGTTTGTCGACAGTAACAGTCAAAAGACGACGATTGATTCCGAGCCCGGCTCGGATGTCTGGACCCGTCTAAAACTTTACATGCAATCGTTGCTGATTCCAGAGTCGTTCCTTTAG